The Capra hircus breed San Clemente chromosome 11, ASM170441v1, whole genome shotgun sequence genomic interval TAGGCAAAATTTCACTCTTAGTAAACTAGACATTTTGATGGCAAGTTTTTGTAAATCTAGAGAACCCTTCTGGAATCAGTGATATCTTTCTACAGCATAAAATCATGGACCCACGGTGAAGCAGAATGCAGCCACATGCTGCTTGCTGCCCCGAGCTGACTGTTCAGGTCCTACCGCAGATCGGGTTTTAGCTGCTGGGTGTGCAGCCGAGGCTGAACCTGTTTGACATTCTGCTGTTGAAATCTACCCAGAGCCAGCCCCTCCCTCAGCTAGAACTGAGAAACGAAGGCCCCTCTCTCCACGTTGGCGACCTGAGGCTTTGGGTGTGCGGCTGGCTCTGGCCATTGCATAGTCGCCGTCTCGTGGGGGTGGGAGCGGGGCCCTAGGGGCTGCTTCTGACATCCAGGTCAGGGACTGTGAGGGACAGGGCTGGACTTTGAACCCAGTGGCCCCACACAGGCACCAGGGGCCCCCGGCTGCCTGCAGCCTGCTCCATCATCTTCTGACCTTCTGAAGCACCTCCTGTGTGCACCACCCCTGCCTGAGCCACTGGGCAAGGCTGTGCCAGAGGCCTCGCTGCCCTGGCTCCCCCTGGGCTTGCGACCTCGTCACAGAGTCATCAGGGTCATGGCAGCACTGCCGGGATCAGAGGCCCAGCCAGCCTGCAGTGGCAGCCACTGAGTCGTGCCCAGGCCTGTGGGACGCCTGTCCCTCCTGCCACAAGTCCCGGGAAGGCATGGGCACTGGGGCTGGTGAAGGGCCAGAGGAACAGAGAGCACCAGAGATGGGTTAAGATTGTTGGTGGCCTGGCCTGCCGGCTGCCATTACTACCCAAAAAATTCAGCCGGGTGCTCACATGCATACCCCCCCACAGCGTCACCTGTGTCCCACTCAGCTCCGTGCTCACACTCACTTCCCCTCCTTTTGGGAGCAAGGAGACTTTCATGGCTGAACGCTTACATCTGCTGTCTCCCGTGCTGAGTCAGAAGCAGGGCTGGAAAGCAGGAGCCTGGAGACGGACAGACCTGGGTCACCACATCCACTCTGCCCCTTCAGAGCTCGAGACCTGGGAGAGGTCGGCTGGCCGCCCAGCCTTTGTGTCCTCAGTAGaaggggtggagaaggcaatggcaaccctctccagtgttcttgcctagaggatcccgtggacagaggagcctggtgtgctcctcTGGTGTGCTCCCAGAGGCCCATAGGGTCggccagagtcggacacgactgaagcgactcagtatgcatgcatgcattggagaaggaaatggcaacccactctggcattcttgcctggagaatcccagggacggaagagcctggtgggctgccgtctacggggttgcagagtcagacacgactgaagcgacttggcagcagcggcAGTAGACAGGGGTCAGGTGGGCCCTGCCGGGGAGGGGTGCCCGTGCTGAGGCCACCCTGGAATTCCAGGACACCCAGGAATTCTTGCGCTGCCTGATGGACCAGCTGCACGAGGAACTCAAGGAGCCCGTGGTGGCCACAGCAGCGGCGCTGACTGAAGCGCGGGACTCAGACTCGAGCGACACAGATGAGAAGCGGGAGGGTGACCGGAGCCCCTCAGAGGATGAGTTCCTGTCCTGCGACTCCAGCAGCGACCGCGGTGAGGGCGACGGGCAGGGGCGCAGCGGGGGAGGCTCCCAGGCCGAGGCGGAACTGCTGCTGGCGGACGAGGCGGGCCGTGCCATCTCTGAGAAGGAGCGCATGAAGGACCGCAAGTTCTCGTGGGGCCAGCAGCGCGCCAACTCGGAGCAGGTGGACGAGGACGCCGACGTGGACACCGCCATGGCCGCCCTGGAGCAGCAGCCCCCGGAGACGCAGCCGCCCTCCCCGCGGTCCACCAGTCCCTGCCGGACGCCAGGTACCAGCCAGCTGCGGGGGCACCGCGGCCCTGTTGGCCCCCAGCCCTACCCTGGGGGGcttagatgggaaagaatctgcctgcagtgcaggagacctgggtttgatccctggatccagaaggttccctggagaagggcatggcaacccactccagtatccttgctcgGAGAGTctcgtggaccgaggagcctggcgggctacagtccgtgggggtcacaaagagttggacacgattgagtgatttACACTACCCTAGGGGGCTGCTATCCCACTAGACCCGGCCTCTAGGTGAGCAGTCAGGTGAATAGCATGTCACTTGGAGAAGGAGTCAGAGCCTGCCCTGAGTTCAAGCCCCCAGCAGGAATGGGAAGTGTGTGGACACGTGTCCTATGTAGAGGCTGGGGAGTGGGCTGGGGTCAGGACAGAGGAGACGTCGTGGGTTCAGGCCTTGGTGCCCTTCGGAGGCGCtggaggtcttcctgaccaggCTGGGGGCTGGCTCAGCCGCCCAGCACGGTCCCCCTCGCTCTGTCCACTCCCAGAGCCAGACAACGAGGCGCACATGCGCAGCACCTCCCGGCCCTGCAGCCCCGTCCACCACCACGAGGGGCATACCAAGCTGGCGAGCAGCCCTCATCGTGCCAGCCCCGTGAGGATGGGGCCGGCCTACGTGCTCAAGAAAGGTTCGGAGGAGCGGGCGGGTGGGAAAGggaggcgggcgggggcggggcgggggcagggggggccGGGGCCGGAGGTTGCGCCCCTGGCGGCGGTGTTTGGTTTGCGAGCACTTTCTGTCAGGGGCTGTGCCGCGCGTCCTTCACGCGGTGTCTCTGAGCCGTCTTAATGTGGCTGGGACACTAGTTGGGACGCTAGTGGGGGGTGCCTCCCGCAGACCCAGGAGGTGGCGTGGGAGCCGGTCACGTGACTCGTACAGGCGTGACCACCCAGAGCCTGCCCCTGGCCCCGGGCAGGCGGGCGGGCGGGTCGGGGCCTAGTCCCAGGTCTAGCCCCAGGACGCGGTGCCCCCAGCCCAGGTCCCCAGCAGCCGGCGGCGGAAGGAGCAGAGCTACCGCAGCGTCATCTCGGACATCTTCGACGGCTCCGTCCTCAGCCTCGTGCAGTGTCTCACCTGTGACCGGGTGGGTGCTACGCGGGGAGGGGAGCGACGCACAGGGCTTCCCACTCagcttggggctggggcactggcTCTCCGCCCCCATCTCTCTAAAGGCGGGCCCTGGTCCTGGGGCTCCCCGTGTCCCAGGACTGGGGAGCTGGCGCTCTGCCCCACACCTGTCATCTGGCGGCTGGGGTTTGGGGTCCAGACCGCTGGTCTGGGCAGGGTAGAACCCTGGCAGATGGAAAGCCAGGTTGACCTTCAACCTTCCCCCGCCCCAGGTGTCCACCACAGTGGAGACATTCCAGGACCTGTCACTGCCCATTCCTGGCAAGGAGGACCTGGCCAAACTCCACTCGGCCATCTACCAGAACGTGCCAGCCAAGCCGGGCGCCTGTGGGGACAGCTATGCGGCCCAGGGCTGGCTTGCCTTTATTGTGGAGTATATCCGACGGTAGGTCCACCTCCCCgcctgctgggagaaataaccacCCTTGACCTGGTCTTCCTGGAGCTGGCAGCCTGATGGGCTGACAGACGTTTAACAGCAAAATACCAGCTTTCACAGGGATGAGGGTGTAGTTCGGAAGGGGCTTGAGACTGAAGGATGCTCATGAGTTAGCATGTTCTGTGGCCGTACTGAGGTGGCCTGGTTTGAACAGGGCCATAGATTGGAGGGCAGTAATGATGGGGAGAGTGACCAGGTGGCAGCTAGAAAGGAGGGCAGTGGCTGAGTGAGGGCCTGGCCCTGCAGGGAGAGCCAGTGGGCTTTCTGGAGCCTCCACTGTGTTCCACGAAGCCTGCTTTACCCTCCTGATGTCAGGAACCTGTGCTCTGCCCTGAAGACAGGCCAGTGTGGCCAGGGCCTCTTCACAGATAGGGAAGGCAAGACTCAGGGGGAGGTGATATCACCCTCGCAAGGACACTGGCTGGTGGTCCCAGGTTTCCAGCTCCAGACCTCAGCTCAGTCCATGCACCAGGCCAGGCTGCCTCTCTGGATCCAAACAGACCTCAGCCCCCCAGGCCCCCATGTCTTACTTTTGCCAAGACCCTGGCAGCATGCCCCCACACtcgctttctgtctctgtaggtTCGTGGTATCCTGTACCCCTAGCTGGTTTTGGGGGCCAGTCGTCACCCTGGAAGACTGCCTGGCTGCCTTCTTTGCTGCTGATGAGCTGAAGGGTGAGTGGACCAGGctggagtggggctgggggcgCTGGGTCAGGATACGGTTCAAGGTTTCCGGGACGCACTCAGTGTCTCACACCTGCCTGCTGGACTGGCTCTGGGATTGCACACTCTCGCAGCCTCACCACCTTGGAGCTCTTAGGGGTTCTCCTGTTTTCGTTTTTTTACCTATTTGGTGGACAAATAGGATAGCGttctttaattttgcatttccttgattatTGATAAgctcagacatttaaaaaatactgactgTATTTCccattttgaaattttccattcCTGTCTTCTTCCTGTTTTTCTGTTCAGTGACTGGCATCGCATTAACCTTTGGGAAaactccttttaatttttaagttgggAAGATATGTATtcccttctggagaagggaaaggctacccactccagtattctggccagaatttcatggactatacagtccatggggttgcaaagagtcagatacaactgagtgactttcacttaagatatatatataacataaaatgtagCATCGTGACTActtttaagtgttcagttcagcgTAGTGTTAACTATATACATATTGTCGTGCAACCAATCTTCAGAACCTTCTCATCTTGCGGAACTGAATTCTGCCCTGTCTCCCCTTCCACCAGCCCTGGGCAACCACCATCctactttctgtttttctgaatttgactattctagttGCCCCATCCAAGttgaatcatacagtgtttgtcctttAGCAACTGGCCTGTGTCTCTTAGCATAACgtcctcagggttcatccatattgtagcaggTGTAGAATTTCCTTGctgttttaaggctgaataatattccatcattttGGATAGACCATGTTTTGTTTATTCGTCATCTTGTCGGTGGacccttgggttgcttccaccttttggctcttgtgaataatgctgcaatgaacagggattctagtctagtcaaggctatggtttttcctgtggtcatgtatggatgtgagagttggactgtgaagaaggctgagcaccaaagaattgatgcttttgaactgtggtgttggagaagactcttgagagtcccttggatggcaaggagatccaaccagtccattctgaatgagatcagccctgggatttctttggaaggaatgatgctaaagctgaagctccaatactttggccacctcatgcgaagagttaactcattggaaaagactctgatgctgggagggattggggttaggaggagaagggggcgaccgaggatgagatggctggatgcatcacggactcgatggacatgagtctgagtgaactccaggagttggtaatggacagggaggcctggcgtcctgcgatgcatggggccgcaaagagtcggacacgagtgagcgactgaactgaactgaactgaactgaacagggattCACAGATAACTCTTTGAGACAGTGATTGTATTTCCTTTGGTTATATACCCATTAGTGGGATTGCTTGGTTATTTGATCATTCTCAAAATTCTGgcttgctcaaaattctccaagccaggcttcaacagtacatgaaccgtgaacttccagatgtttaagctggatttagaaaaggcagaggaaccagagatcaaattgccaacatccgctggatcatcgaaaaagcaattgagttccagaaaagcacctacttctgctttattgactatgccaaaatctttgtgtggatcacaacaaactgtggaaaattcttcaagagatgggaataccagaccacctgacctgccttctgagaaatctttaagcaggtcaagaagcaacagttagaactggacatggaacaacagactggttccaaatagggaagggagtacgtcaaggctatatattgtcaccctgcttatttaacttatatgcagagtacatcatgcgaaatgctaggctagatgaagcacaagctggaatcaagattgccaggagaaatatcaataacctcagatatgcagatgacaccacccttaaggcagaaagtgaagaggaactaaaaaccttcttgatgaaagtgaaagaggagagtggaaaagttggcttaaagctcaacattcagaaaactaggattatgacatctggtcccatcacttcatggcaaatagatggggaaacagtggaaacagtgtcagactttcttttagggggctccaaaatcactgcagatggtgattgcagccatgaaattaatagacacttactccttggaaggaaagttatgaccaacctagatagcatattcaaaagcagagacattactttgccaaccagggtccgtctagtcaaggctgtggtttttccagtggtcatatatggatgtgagagttggactgtgaagaaagctgagcgccgaagaattgatgcttttgaactgtggtgttggagaagactcttgagagtcccttggactgcaaggagatccaaccagtccattctaaaggagatcagtcctgggtgttcattggaaggactgatgttaaagctgaaactccaatactttggccacctcatgcgaagagttgactcattggaaaagaccctgatgctaggaaagattaggggcaggaggagaaggggacgacagaggatgagatggctggatggcatcactgactcaacagacacaagtttgagtgaactttgggagttggtgatggacagggaggcctggcgtgctgcaattcatggggtcgcaaaatgtcagacacaactgagcaactgaactgaactgaactgaattgatgaaagtgaaagaggagagtgaaaaagttggcttatagctcaacattcagaaaactaagatcatggcatccagtcccatcacttcatagcaaacagatatggaaacagtgacagactttcttttcgtgggctccaaaatcagtgcagatggtaactgcagccatgcaattaaaagacacctgctccttggaagaaaagctatgaccaagctgctgctgctaagtcgcttcagttgtgtccaactctgtgcgaccccatagacggcagcccaccaggcttccccgtccgtgggattctccaggcaagaacactggagtgggttgccatttccttctccaatgcatgaaagtgaaaagtgaaagtgaagtcgctcagttgtgtccgactcttcgcgaccccatggactgcagcctaccaggctcctccatccatgggattttccaggcaagagtactagagtgggttgccattgccttctccaagctagacaacatattaaaaaagagacattactttgtcaacaagggtccttctagtcaaagctgtggtttttccagtagtcatgtatggatgtgagagttggactataaagaaagctgagcaccaaagaattgatgcttttgaactgtggtgttagagaagactcttgagagtcccttggacagcaaggagatccagccagtccatcctaaaggaaatcagtcctgaatattcattagaaggactgatgctgaagctgaaactccaatactttggccccctaatgggaagaactgactcattggaaagaccctgatgctgggaaagattgaaggcaggaggggaaggggacgacagaggatgaaatggttggatggcatcactggctcgatggacatgagtttgagtaagctccaggagttggtgatggtcagggaagcctggcattctgcagtccatggggttgcaaagagctggacaagactgagtgactgaactgaactgaatgattgtcCTATTAATAGTTCTATTTTCTTGAGGAACTCCTGTGCCATCTTCCATAATAACTGtgctgatttacattcccactaatagggcacaagggttctcttttctctacatccttgccaaaaaTTGTATTCTCTcgtcttttttaaaaacctctttctgggatttccctggtggtccagtggttaggactctaggctttcactgctgagggcctgagtttagtccctggttgggaaattcagatcccacaagccgtgtgatgtagccagaaataaataaataagtttcaaGAATTGAAaagctttctttctgataattatTCTAACAAGTGTGGGGCGACGtcacattgtggttttcattagcATTCCATGATGAGTACTCGTGCTGAGCATCTTTTATGtacctgttgaccatctgatatcttctttggaaaaaatcctATTTCAGTCCTCTGCCCATTTCTAAGTGGTACTGTTTGTGTTTTGCTGTTGACTTGCATGAATTCTTTATATAGTTTGGATGTTAACCCCTAGTCTGATAtatgatttataaaatattttctcccatcctgtagATCACCTCCTCattttgttgcttgtttttttgctatgcagaagctttttagtttgatgtaggcccacttgtttatttttgcttttcttgcttgCGTTTTTGAtgtcatagccaaaaaaaaatcactgccaagACCAAATGTCCATGAAGtttttttccttatgttttcttccagaagtgTTACAGTGTCAGATCTTACGTTTAAGTCTTTAactaattttgagtttatttttgtgagtggtgtaaGATAGggcacaatttcattcttttgcatgtgaatatccagttttcccaacactgtttattgaaaagattatcttttccccattgagtacttttggcacccttgtcaaatattagttgaccatATATGCATGGGTTTACCTCTGGCCTCTCACTTCTGTTCATcattctgtgtgtctgtttttaggccagtgccatactgttctGATAACTGGACTTAAGCAGtagagtttgaaatcaggaaatgtgatgcctccagctttgttctttctcaagattcttttgtttatttgggatcttttatagttttatgtgaattttaggatttttttctatatctatAACAACGTCattggattgcattgaatctatagatgggtttgggtagtatggacattttaataatatttatcattCTGCTCCATGACcataggatatctttccatttatccgTGTCATTGTGTGGGAACAACTCAGTATTCCTGAGTCGTATCCTACCATTTAACTTGATTTCGGCATTTTCTGCTTAGAGACAGCCTCGGAGCCCAAGGTTAGAGACAGTCCTACAAGACCTCCCCCTCCCCAAGTTCAGACGCCAGTCACAACTGCAAGCTGTCACCCGGGCTTCTGACCAAGTGGCTGCAGATGGGGAGTTCCAACAACCCCCTCCTAAGGTTCAATTAGAGCAGCTTGCAGAGCTCAGAGAAGCATTTTCTTACTAGATGACTGGTTTATCACTAATATAGAAGGATGTGACTTAAGAAAAGCCAGAGGGAAGAGGTGCATCAGGCAGGTCATGCTGGAGGCTGTGCGGAGTTTCCGTTCAGGTTTTCCATTTCCTCGTAATTCAGTCTGGGTAGGTTTTATATTTCtaggaattcatccatttcttctaggttgtccaatttgttgtaTAGTTCATCAGTAtaaagtctctcttttttttttttaatataaagtctcttatgatcctttatatttctagtGTCGGTTGTatgtctcttctttcatttataattttgtttgagtcctctctcttttttgttggtTAAACTGGCTAaagatttgttaatttttttctttttgaaaaaaaaaaaaaaaacaaccagtttCATTGGCTTTTTTCCCTATTGTCTttctagtttgtttcatttttttctgctttaatctTTATGATCTCCTTTCTCCTGCTAACTCTgggtttagtttgttctttttctgattcCTTAAGGTGTAAAATAGATTGTTTGGGAACGTTCTTTTTTGCTTACTGTAGGCATTTGTTGCTATAAAGTTATACCTCTTAAAGTTGTTTTTGTTGCCTCCCATCAGTGCTAGCATGTTGTATCTACATTTCTGTCTCAGAATActttctgatttccttttgatttcttctctgacCCATCAGTTGTTCAGGAATGTGTTAATTTCCcgatatttgtgaattttttagGTTTCCTCCTGTTACTGGTTTttagtttcataccattgtggttggaaaagatattAGATATGATTTTGGACTTCTTAAATAAGTTGGGCTTTTTTACTTTGTGAGCCAACATATGATCTGTTCTGGAGAATGTGTGCACTTCTGAAGAATGGGTATGCTGGTGCTGTTGGGTGGAATGTTCTGTGTatgtctgttaggtccatttgGTCTGTAGTGTTATTCGAGTCTGCTGTTCCTTTATTAAATTTCTGTCTGGGTGATCTGTCAAAGTTTCCAACTGTTACTGGATTGCTGTATGTGTCTCCCTTCAGCTGTGCCTTCAGTATTCAGGCGCTCCAGTGTTGTTTGCAGTTGTTACATCCTCCTGACGAGCGGACCCCTTTATCACTGTATAGTGAccctctttgtctcttgtaactgATTTTGGCTGAAAGTATTTTATCTGATACAAGTACAGCCACTCCTGCTCTCTCTTGGTTACCACTGCACAGAAtgttttttccatcccttcactttcagcctcTGTATGTCCTTGAAGATAAAACACAGATCTCTTGTAGGCAGCTTGGTGTGGTTCTACTTCTAAGTCATCACGTGCACTTCTCCACCATGTCCCATCCTCTCTAACCTTGGTCTCTTTATTTTACTGCCCAGGTGACAACATGTACAGCTGTGAACGGTGTAAAAAGTAAGTGTGTGCATTCTGGAGGCGTCTCCTCAACTTCCTGTCCGCATCTGTGGTCCACACACTTCCCCCTGGCCTTCCCCAGGGAACTCAGCTGCACAGCGtgcctggggtgggaggggcacTTGCCTCCCCCTGGCCCCCTCTCAGGACGTTCACGTCCCCTGCTCTCTCCTCCCAGGCTTCGCAACGGGGTGAAGTACTGCAAGGTCTTGCGGTTGCCGGAGGTGAGTGGGCAGCTCCCCGCCCCTCTGCCTGCTAGGCCTTCTCTACCCTGTGCACAGCGCTGTGCAGGGCAGTGCCTGACCCCCTCCCAGACCCAGGAGACCTGTGGAGACTCTGCTGCTGAGTCTTGAGAGATCCTCCCCAACTCCCCGCCCTGGGAGGGTCTGGCTGATGCCAGGGAGGCTCGTTGTTCAGTGTGTAACGCAGAGCCCAGTCTTTTCGTCCCTCAGCACGCCTtgtgagggcaggaggcaggtgTGGGGGCACTGAGCCCACCCTCTGGGCTGAGCCCGAGGCAGGGCTGCTGGGAAGGCCTCTTCGAGGAAGTGGCGTCTGAGTGGGGCCTGCGGACATAGGCAGGCGTTGGTCTGGTGGAGCGGGACCACGGGAGGAACCGGTGGTGGGAAccctgaggcagaaacgggcctgGCCGAGGCTTGTGGCTGCGACGAGAGGTGCGTGTGGCCCAAGGCACAGGTGCTGGGCTTGGCTCAGCCGGTCTGGGGGGATCCTTTGCGGAGAAGCCTTCTACAAGTCGGCACCCACAGAGCTGGTGGTTAGAGTTCTTTGCGGGGTTGGTGCAGTGGGCCAGTGACAGCTTCTTGTCCAGACCAGCCGAGTGTTCGAGTTCAGCCCATCCCAGTGGCCAGTCCTGGTGGTGCAGCTCAGTCACACCAACCTTCTCTGGGGACTGGAAGCTGGCCTGGGCCCACTCCCATccatggttcttttttttttttaatggccctAATAAAGGCTGTTAATCTAAAATACAACCAAGTTACAAGTAGTCAGTAAGGATTTTCCATCCTTGAAAACGTGTATCGAAGAAAGGGAGGCTGCTCAGACACCCAGAGGGTGCCCAGCTGGGGTGGGCAGCACACCCCCAGGCATGGTTCTTTAATGTGTTCACACAGAGTCAAAAGCTGGACCATTGGCTGGCCTGGACCTCTGCAAGACCTCTGTAGGCACTTTCTTTTAGTCACCTGGGCCGCAGGGCCTGAGTGGGTCATGCAGTGAGCTGGGGAGCAGTTCCCGGAGCCCTGGCTCAAGGCCCCCATCAGGTGCCCTGGGGTCACGGGGCCCTGGCCAGTCCAAGAGTGATCGGTACCTCTCTCCACCTCCCCCAGATCCTGTGCATTCACCTGAAGCGGTTTAGGCACGAGGTCATGTACTCTTTCAAGATCAGCAGCCACGTGTCCTTCCCCCTCGAGGGCCTTGACTTGCGCCCCTTCCTCGCCAAGGAGTGCACATCCCAGATCACCACCTATGACCTCCTCTCGGTCATCTGCCACCACGGCACGGCAGGCAGTGAGTTCGCGCCCACCCCTACCCCGACCCCGCCGCGTCCCCCGGGGGCTCCGTCACCGCCTGCGTCTCCCGCCACAGGTGGCCACTACATCGCCTACTGCCAGAACGTGATCAACGGGCAGTGGTATGAGTTCGACGACCAGTACGTCACCGAGGTCCACGAGACGGTGGTGCAGAACGCGGAGGCCTACGTGCTCTTCTACAGGTGCGGTTCGGCCAGCGCGCCGGGGCCCTGCCAGCAACCCGCGAGCCTAGCGTCCTGCGCCACCTCCGCGGGACTTCACCCGGGGGCAGGGGGGCGCCTGCGAGGGCTTTAGGCCAGGGAGGAGTGAGGATTGGGGGTTTTAGAGAGAGCCTGCTGCTCTGGCTGCTGTCGGGAAAGCAGGAAACCCATGTAGCTGAGTTGGGTTTCCTGCAGTGATCCTGGTGGGAGGTGATGACGCTGGAACTCTGGCAGGGGCGATGGGGCCTATGAGATGTGGAGGGTGCTGAGATGAGGGGTGCTGAGGTGGGAGGGTGTTGAGATATGGAGGTGCGCTGAGATGGGAGGGTGCTGAGATGAGGAGGGTGCTGAGATGAGGGGTGCTGAGATGAGGAGGGTTCTGAGATGGGTGCTGAGATGGGAGGGTGCTGAGATGGGAGGGTGCTGAGATATGGAAGGTGCTGAGATGGGAGGGTGCTGAGATATGGAGGTGCACTGAGATGGGAGGGTGCTGAGATGAGGAGGGTGCTGAGATATGGAGGTGCACTGAGATGGGAGGGTGCTGAGATGAGGAGGGTGCTGAGATGAGGAGGGTTCTGAGATGGGAGGGTGCTGAGATATGGAGGTGCGCTGAGATGGGAGGGTGCTGAGATGGGAGGGTGCTGAGATGAGGGTCTGAGATGAGGAG includes:
- the USP20 gene encoding ubiquitin carboxyl-terminal hydrolase 20 isoform X2, with amino-acid sequence MGDSRDLCPHLDSIGEVTKEDLLLKSKSTCQSCGVSGPNLWACLQVSCSYVGCGESFADHSTLHAQAKKHNLTVNLTTFRVWCYACEKEVFLEPRLAAHPPGPAPKFAEQDSPPPSHPLRAVPIAVADEGESESEDDDLKPRGLTGMKNLGNSCYMNAALQALSNCPPLTQFFLECGGLVRTDKKPALCKSYQKLVSEVWHRKRPSYVVPTSLSHGIKLVNPMFRGYAQQDTQEFLRCLMDQLHEELKEPVVATAAALTEARDSDSSDTDEKREGDRSPSEDEFLSCDSSSDRGEGDGQGRSGGGSQAEAELLLADEAGRAISEKERMKDRKFSWGQQRANSEQVDEDADVDTAMAALEQQPPETQPPSPRSTSPCRTPEPDNEAHMRSTSRPCSPVHHHEGHTKLASSPHRASPVRMGPAYVLKKAQVPSSRRRKEQSYRSVISDIFDGSVLSLVQCLTCDRVSTTVETFQDLSLPIPGKEDLAKLHSAIYQNVPAKPGACGDSYAAQGWLAFIVEYIRRFVVSCTPSWFWGPVVTLEDCLAAFFAADELKGDNMYSCERCKKLRNGVKYCKVLRLPEILCIHLKRFRHEVMYSFKISSHVSFPLEGLDLRPFLAKECTSQITTYDLLSVICHHGTAGSGHYIAYCQNVINGQWYEFDDQYVTEVHETVVQNAEAYVLFYRKSSEEAVRERQQVVSLAAMREPSLLRFYVSREWLNKFNTFAEPGPITNHTFLCSHGGIPPNKYHYIDDLVVILPQNVWEHLYNRVRSGRLRPPPLPSGQDGKPEC